ATGCCGAATGTCAAGAGCACAAACCGCGCTGCGATTATCCCCTTCGCGCACGCGCAAGCCCCCGTCATAAAATGGCGGATTCGCAAAAAAGGTGCGAATAATCTCTGCAAAATTTGCGAGATCGCTGGTGGAAAGTGCGCGTTTTTCCCCAAAACCAGCAATATGAAGCAATTCGCGCGCAGATAAAAGGTCAAGCCCCGCAATATGTTGTACAAGCGCATCTGCGCGCGCATCTTCGGGAATATCGACCAAAAAGGAAAACTTCGCGCTTTCCGGCGGCATGCGGTCGAGTGCTGGCGGCGGCTGATAGAATTTTCCCGGGGATATTTCCCGCACGCGGTTCTGGCGCGCGCGGAAAGACCTGAGCACTCCCAGGATCCGGTTCGTTCTCATATTGGCGAGAACAACATTGGCATACCTGTTGATCAATTCGCATATAATGCGGGAATCGGTAGTCGTCCCAATGCGGTCGCGCTTGCGAACCAGGAGATGCACAATGCGTTCGTGGGGAACATGCTCAATGCCAATAATACCTGCACCGCGCAAATAGCGATCCCCCCAGGGGATGCGTACGCGCTCGGCGTCAACAGGCGGTTGGGTCAGCATCAAACAACATCGATTCGGATGTGCTGAAAGCAAGAGATGCCCGACATCGCCCAGATGCAAAAACAGATCGTGTTGGCCTACGAGGAACACATCGCGGATCAGGCGATGGTCAATCTGAGGCCGCAATTCATCGCATAATCTGCGAAGTGTTAGTGGACTGAGATTCATAACTGTGTCTCATGATAACTTGACAGTCAGAAGCAGTATTGGTATTGTTTAGGAACTTTCAGTATTACTACTCTGGAAGGACTGAGAGCTTATCCCCAGTCCCCAGCCCCTTGACTCTGGAGCTTTTTTTATGTCTGAAAAAAGACCTTTTTCTCCTGCAGAATTGCAAAAAGATCTCAAAAACTTCCTCGAGGAAAAATACGGGAATCAGGTAGTCTTTCCGCAGGGAGAAGCCGACGGGATACAGGAAGGTCCCCGCGTGGAAGAACCCACAGAACAAACCATAGATTTTGACCTCAAGCCCGAAGAGTTGGAGGCTTATCTAAACGAATATGTAGTGCAGCAATCCGAAGCAAAAGAAGTATTGGCCACCAAGATATGTACGCACTACAATCGCATGAAACTCGACCATGAAGACCCGGAATTTTCGCGCAAAAATGTGGGACACATCAAAAACAATATTCTCCTGATTGGGCCTACGGGCGTGGGCAAAACGTACTTGATCAAGCTGATCGCACAACGCATTGGCGTTCCATTTGTCAAGGGCGATGCCACAAAATTCAGCGAAACGGGATATGTGGGCGGCGATGTCGAAGACCTGATTCGAGAACTCGTGCGCGAAGCCAATGGCAGCATTGAAATGGCGCAATACGGCATCGTGTACATCGACGAAATAGACAAAATCGCGTCGGCCTCCAATCTGGTCGGTCCAGATGTATCGCGCACGGGCGTTCAGCGCAACTTGCTCAAGCTCATGGAAGAAACCGATGTCGATCTCAAAGCACCACACGACCTCACATCGCAGATGGAATCCATGATGCAATTTCAGCGCAGCGGCAAAGTAGAGCGTCAAAAAATTAACACGCGCAACATCCTGTTTATCGTAAGCGGCGCATTTAGCGGCCTTGATGACATTGTGCGGAAGCGTCTCAATCTGGGCAAAGTCGGGTTCCAATCTGGGCGCGACATATCTCACGAACAGGACCACACAGAACTTTTGCAACACGCCAAAACAGAAGACATGATCGAATACGGTTTTGAATCTGAGTTTGTGGGCCGACTGCCCGTAACAGCAGTCTTAACACCCTTGAGCGTTGACGATCTCTACGCGATTTTGCAGAGCCAGACCAGTTCGGTCATTCTGGGCAAAAAACGCGACTTCAAAGCCTACGGCATTGATCTGACTTTTGACGACGACGCCCTCAGGTTATTGGCCGAACAAGCCGCATTGGAACAAACCGGCGCGCGAAGCTTGGTCAGCGTATGTGAACGCGCATTGCTAAAATTTGAAAAATCATTGCCATCGACAGAAATCGATTCGTTTCGCGTCACGAAAAATGTGATTGAAGACCCCGAACACGCGCTTCAGCAGTTGCTGGTCTTGCGGGGCACGAGCGCGTTTGTCAAGCGCTTCCAGAACGCCTATGGTATCGCGCTCACCTTTGACGATGAAGCACTGGGCGCACTTGCCGAAAAAGCCGCAAAAGAAAATCGAACAGTTGACGAAGTGTGCCCGGATTTGTTCGATGATTACGGACACGGACTAAAGTTGTTGGGTCATCAATCCTACGTCATTACCGCAGAAGCCGTGCGCCAGCCCAAAGACTATCTCAACGGTCTGGTAAAAGCCTTCTATCAAGGAGAACAAAACAAGGCTTAATCCATCAGAACCCTATTGATAACACCGTCGTTTTGCCGCAGTAATTCACGGGCTGTTTCTATAGAGACAGCCCGTTTTGTCATGACAATCGCCGTTTTGAGATCTCCCTGTGCATTGTCGAGTGCTCGGCGACTTTCTCCAGGCGTCAGATCAGATACGATCTCCAAAATGCGTTCGGCGCGATCTATGAGTTTTTCGCAGGTCGGCGCAAGGTCAACCATCAGATTTTCATAGACCTTGCCCAGGCGAATCATCGCCGTTGTAGTAATCATATTGAGCACGAGTTTGGTTGCCGTGCCCGCTTTCATGCGCGTCGATCCGGTAATGACTTCTGGCTCCACCACAGGAACAATTGCGACATCTGCGCGCGCCTTTTCTACGACATCTGGATTGCATGTAAAAAACAAAGTCTTTGCGTCAATACATCGCGCGTATTCGAGCGCACCGAGCACAAAAGGCGTCACCCCACTCGCCGCAATACCCATAACAACATCATCGGACGTGCAGCCGCGATCTTTGAGCGCTACTTTGCCGTCTTCTGGGTGGTCTTCTGCGCCTTCTTGTGAACGCGTCAAAGCGGGAATACCGCCCGCGATAACACCCTGAACGAGATCGGGTGACACGCCGTAGGTCGGCGGGCATTCAGACGCATCGAGAACGCCGAGACGACCACTGGTTCCCGCGCCAACATAAAAGAGACGACCGCCCTTTTGGAATGCCGACACCACGAGATCGACAGCTCTGGCAACATCATCTATCACACCTTCAACAGCACGCGCTACTTTTTGATCTTCGGCGTTGATAAGGCGCAGTGCATCCACCGTCGAACACCGATCAATATGGGTGCTATTGGAATTGCGCTGTTCAGTGAGCAATCCAGCCCACTTTGAGACCTGTTTATTCATTTTCATTCATGCGCCGAAGAGTTTGGCGCAGTGCCTCAACGCTTTGGCCATAATCAGAAAACGCGCCCGCTTGCAAGTGCTTTTGCGCCGTTTCAAATTGTCGATAGGCCTGCCGAGCGAGTATTTTGAGGTCTTTTGGCAAATCTTCAGTATCCCGAACTGGCACGCCCTTTGTTATGGAAAAAACTCTATTGAGAGCATCGTTGAGGTCTTCGCCCATAGCGAGGCGATCACCGTGAATGGCGAGCACGCGCTTGAGCTCTGGCATCCCGTGTTGGGATGCGCGCAAATAAAGCGGCTCGACATAAATGAACGAATTGCGGATGGGAATAACCAGCAAATTGCCGCGTATGACATCTGACCCACGCTGGTCCCACAGGGTAATTTCTCGGGAAATATCGGTATCCTGATTGATGCGTTGTTCAATGAGCATTGGCCCGTAAATAAGCTTTTCCTTCGGCAATTTATAGACCACGAGCCGTCCATAATTTTCTCCGTCACAGCGCGCAAATATCCAGCCGATCATATTGGGTTTGTTGGAAGGCGTAGCCGGCAGCATGAGAATATATTCTTCGCGGTCTTCTCCCGGCAAACGCGCCATCACATAATAAGGACGCATGCGAATAGGGCGATCAACTGTCCCGTAGTATTCTGTGGGAATCTCCCACACATCTTCGCGGTTGTAGAACAC
This portion of the Gemmatimonadota bacterium genome encodes:
- the murQ gene encoding N-acetylmuramic acid 6-phosphate etherase, which encodes MNKQVSKWAGLLTEQRNSNSTHIDRCSTVDALRLINAEDQKVARAVEGVIDDVARAVDLVVSAFQKGGRLFYVGAGTSGRLGVLDASECPPTYGVSPDLVQGVIAGGIPALTRSQEGAEDHPEDGKVALKDRGCTSDDVVMGIAASGVTPFVLGALEYARCIDAKTLFFTCNPDVVEKARADVAIVPVVEPEVITGSTRMKAGTATKLVLNMITTTAMIRLGKVYENLMVDLAPTCEKLIDRAERILEIVSDLTPGESRRALDNAQGDLKTAIVMTKRAVSIETARELLRQNDGVINRVLMD
- a CDS encoding AAA family ATPase, yielding MSEKRPFSPAELQKDLKNFLEEKYGNQVVFPQGEADGIQEGPRVEEPTEQTIDFDLKPEELEAYLNEYVVQQSEAKEVLATKICTHYNRMKLDHEDPEFSRKNVGHIKNNILLIGPTGVGKTYLIKLIAQRIGVPFVKGDATKFSETGYVGGDVEDLIRELVREANGSIEMAQYGIVYIDEIDKIASASNLVGPDVSRTGVQRNLLKLMEETDVDLKAPHDLTSQMESMMQFQRSGKVERQKINTRNILFIVSGAFSGLDDIVRKRLNLGKVGFQSGRDISHEQDHTELLQHAKTEDMIEYGFESEFVGRLPVTAVLTPLSVDDLYAILQSQTSSVILGKKRDFKAYGIDLTFDDDALRLLAEQAALEQTGARSLVSVCERALLKFEKSLPSTEIDSFRVTKNVIEDPEHALQQLLVLRGTSAFVKRFQNAYGIALTFDDEALGALAEKAAKENRTVDEVCPDLFDDYGHGLKLLGHQSYVITAEAVRQPKDYLNGLVKAFYQGEQNKA